A single Spirochaetota bacterium DNA region contains:
- a CDS encoding histone deacetylase has translation MSYTAYCFHPHYLHHKTGDSHPESPKRLEILDKYIRTNKNYSSLLYVQPRKAHPDVLFYAHDPEYVSMIANAKPNGITCIDGYDTVICDETYDVSLWAIGGILEVCDYILAGEATNGFCAVRPPGHHAEIAQAMGFCIFNNVAIVARYLQYTYNIRKIAIIDWDAHHGNGTQHIFEADPSVFYISTHQFPFYPGTGSVDEIGIGPGYGYTINIPMNPGSNDKTYKSAFSEIIIPALDHFKPEFILISAGFDAHKSDPLSSLNLSSGAYYMFTRMLMDIATRYSNNRIVVVLEGGYEIQSMIESVDYVLKALME, from the coding sequence ATGAGCTATACAGCATATTGCTTTCACCCGCATTATCTGCACCATAAAACAGGCGATTCACATCCTGAATCCCCTAAACGTTTAGAGATACTTGATAAATATATCCGTACAAATAAAAATTATTCCTCATTGCTTTACGTTCAGCCACGTAAAGCTCATCCTGATGTTTTATTCTATGCTCATGATCCTGAGTATGTTTCAATGATTGCCAATGCAAAGCCAAATGGAATCACTTGCATTGATGGCTATGACACTGTAATATGCGATGAAACATATGATGTTTCATTATGGGCAATTGGAGGGATACTTGAGGTATGTGACTATATCCTTGCTGGTGAGGCCACTAATGGATTTTGTGCTGTAAGACCACCCGGCCACCATGCTGAGATAGCTCAAGCAATGGGCTTTTGTATCTTTAATAATGTTGCAATTGTTGCACGCTACCTCCAATATACATATAATATACGAAAGATAGCCATAATAGATTGGGATGCCCATCATGGCAATGGCACGCAACATATCTTTGAGGCTGACCCTTCTGTTTTTTATATTAGTACACATCAGTTCCCCTTTTATCCCGGTACTGGTAGTGTAGATGAGATAGGCATTGGCCCCGGTTACGGGTATACCATTAACATACCAATGAATCCTGGCAGCAATGATAAAACTTACAAAAGTGCTTTTAGCGAAATTATTATTCCTGCTTTAGACCACTTTAAACCCGAATTTATTCTCATATCAGCAGGTTTTGATGCCCATAAAAGCGACCCTTTATCATCATTAAATCTTTCAAGTGGGGCATATTACATGTTTACTCGTATGCTTATGGATATTGCAACACGGTATTCCAACAACAGGATTGTGGTGGTGCTTGAAGGTGGATATGAAATACAATCAATGATAGAAAGCGTGGATTATGTACTGAAAGCATTAATGGAGTAA
- the larE gene encoding ATP-dependent sacrificial sulfur transferase LarE has product MENKKIDILQKKLQALNPYVIAYSGGNDSTFLAAISKHFSLDFCLVHCISEFTIPGDTQRGRTFATEHDIPYHEIAISVLGIVEIVTNTKNRCYYCKKAVFKKIQEFASQSGFQNVVDAGNVSDTSDYRPGRRALVELGIHSPLLEAGFTKEDIIQGLQHFNIPYSKASNSCLATRIPYGTGITQDILDTIRKAEEFIISLGFDGVRVRYHYPVARIEVMVQDIQRLVDPEVRNKIVAFFKQLGFLYVTMDLEGFTSGNLNRMLDNE; this is encoded by the coding sequence ATGGAAAATAAAAAAATAGATATATTGCAGAAAAAGTTGCAGGCTCTCAATCCCTATGTAATAGCCTATTCTGGTGGTAATGATTCAACATTTTTAGCAGCTATCTCCAAACATTTTTCATTGGATTTTTGCCTTGTTCACTGTATAAGCGAATTTACAATTCCAGGTGACACACAGCGTGGGCGCACGTTTGCCACAGAACATGACATCCCCTATCATGAGATTGCTATTTCAGTATTGGGGATTGTGGAGATAGTAACCAATACTAAAAACCGTTGTTATTATTGCAAAAAAGCAGTGTTTAAAAAAATACAGGAATTTGCATCCCAAAGTGGTTTCCAGAATGTGGTTGATGCTGGCAATGTGTCGGATACTTCTGATTATAGGCCTGGAAGAAGGGCACTTGTTGAGTTAGGTATTCATTCCCCACTTCTTGAAGCAGGTTTTACCAAAGAGGATATTATACAGGGATTACAACATTTCAATATCCCTTATTCAAAGGCATCCAATTCATGCCTTGCTACGCGCATTCCCTATGGTACAGGTATTACTCAGGATATACTTGACACTATACGGAAGGCGGAGGAATTTATTATTTCCTTAGGCTTTGATGGTGTACGTGTACGGTACCATTATCCTGTGGCACGCATTGAAGTAATGGTACAGGATATACAAAGACTCGTTGACCCTGAGGTTCGGAATAAAATCGTTGCGTTTTTTAAGCAATTGGGATTTTTATATGTTACGATGGATTTAGAAGGATTCACATCAGGTAATTTAAACAGGATGTTAGATAATGAGTGA
- a CDS encoding CapA family protein yields the protein MKKSAIYIVVLFCIFKLSCTTPEERIPKYSIATSSGYGMLFIGDMMFEWAVKDIMQRYGTDYPLKKVKPFFQSFDFVMANLESPLTNNRTSLVYQKYIFKAPPSIAFVIADAGITAVTLANNHMLDYGGTGLLDTLTSLSDAKVLYAGAGKNETTASLPVMHQLGPARIAVLCYTQISSKEMIAKNNPGINFFELKKAQSDIKKYRFCDSVIINIHWGNEYFYYPSSKQIDIAHALINAGADAIIGHHPHVYQGIEIYKNKPVIYSLGNFLFGSMHEGINDNIACALYMSGNGKIIKMHIYAIKGIYTDGIIQPEVLEGPSAIKVFDHVLEISKPLGIIFTSRTTKHNNYAEFIFR from the coding sequence GTGAAGAAGTCAGCTATTTACATAGTAGTATTATTTTGTATTTTTAAACTATCATGTACAACCCCTGAGGAACGAATCCCCAAATATTCTATAGCAACTTCTTCTGGCTATGGCATGCTGTTTATTGGCGATATGATGTTTGAATGGGCAGTAAAAGATATAATGCAGCGCTATGGTACAGATTATCCATTAAAGAAAGTTAAACCCTTTTTCCAATCTTTTGATTTTGTAATGGCAAATTTGGAATCACCATTAACAAATAACAGAACAAGTTTGGTATATCAAAAATATATTTTTAAAGCACCGCCTTCAATTGCATTTGTTATAGCTGATGCTGGTATTACAGCAGTTACTCTGGCAAATAATCATATGCTTGATTATGGTGGTACAGGATTATTGGATACATTGACTTCTTTATCTGATGCAAAGGTACTCTATGCTGGAGCAGGGAAAAACGAAACAACAGCATCTTTGCCGGTTATGCATCAGTTGGGGCCAGCACGCATTGCTGTGTTATGTTATACTCAGATTTCCTCAAAGGAAATGATTGCAAAAAATAATCCAGGTATAAATTTCTTTGAATTAAAGAAAGCTCAAAGTGATATTAAGAAGTATCGCTTCTGCGATAGTGTTATTATTAATATTCATTGGGGTAATGAATACTTTTACTACCCTTCATCAAAACAGATTGATATAGCCCATGCACTCATTAATGCCGGTGCGGATGCTATTATTGGTCATCATCCACATGTGTATCAAGGAATTGAAATATATAAAAATAAACCGGTTATCTACTCACTGGGAAATTTTCTTTTTGGCTCTATGCATGAAGGAATTAATGATAATATTGCCTGTGCACTGTACATGTCGGGAAACGGGAAAATTATTAAGATGCACATTTATGCAATCAAAGGAATATATACTGATGGAATTATACAGCCTGAAGTGTTAGAGGGGCCTTCGGCTATAAAAGTCTTTGATCATGTTCTTGAGATTTCAAAACCACTGGGTATTATTTTTACCAGCAGAACTACAAAACACAATAATTATGCTGAATTTATTTTCAGGTAA
- a CDS encoding glycosyltransferase: MSDVLVAIIVRNNEELLRRTLDTICNCPYAHVMPLIIDDGSFDQSPSIVSDVDVHFVMHEEPLGYGGALMSAFAYAKDYSLSLLFMLPLEAFADWNIVSRYLSFFQDADIITGNRFTTQSLDEKKQYKDIVQYFNQHAGLNIVDPFSPVKGISMNHADLFEITEFSDAALVQILIQAAHYKLKIKEFECVYPEKGLLSHLDDIDNITGLKDFITGELHLYPYTKGH, translated from the coding sequence ATGAGTGATGTTCTGGTAGCAATTATTGTTCGCAATAATGAGGAATTATTACGTCGTACATTAGACACTATCTGCAATTGTCCATATGCTCATGTCATGCCACTTATTATTGATGATGGCTCTTTTGACCAGTCGCCCTCAATTGTTTCTGATGTGGATGTGCATTTTGTGATGCATGAAGAGCCTTTAGGTTATGGAGGCGCACTCATGAGTGCATTTGCATATGCAAAGGATTATTCATTGAGTTTGTTATTTATGTTGCCCCTGGAAGCTTTTGCTGATTGGAACATAGTTTCCAGGTACCTATCCTTTTTTCAGGATGCGGATATCATTACCGGGAATAGATTTACCACACAATCTCTTGATGAAAAAAAGCAATATAAAGATATTGTACAGTATTTCAATCAGCACGCAGGCTTGAACATAGTGGACCCTTTTTCACCCGTAAAAGGCATATCTATGAACCATGCCGATTTATTTGAAATAACAGAATTTTCTGATGCTGCACTTGTGCAGATACTGATTCAGGCTGCACATTACAAGTTAAAGATAAAAGAATTTGAGTGTGTATATCCTGAGAAAGGATTACTATCTCATCTGGATGATATTGATAATATCACTGGACTTAAAGATTTTATTACAGGCGAGCTTCACCTTTACCCATATACAAAAGGGCATTAA